One part of the Rhea pennata isolate bPtePen1 chromosome 29, bPtePen1.pri, whole genome shotgun sequence genome encodes these proteins:
- the CSRNP2 gene encoding cysteine/serine-rich nuclear protein 2, giving the protein MDAVTSASLKRKFEEADVGSPVSNSDDEISNSDSADSCDSVNPPSSAGFIPTSILKRQKPPRRKNVRFDQVTVYYFARRQGFTSVPSQGGSSLGMAQRHNSVRSYTLCEFAQEQEVNHREILREHLKEEKLHAKKMKLTKNGTVESEEADGLTLEDVSDDDIDVENVEVDDYFFLQPLPTKRRRALLRASGVHRIDAEEKQELRAIRLSREECGCDCRLYCDPEACACSQAGIKCQVDRMSFPCGCSRDGCGNMAGRIEFNPIRVRTHYLHTIMKLELENKRQGTRPQAPEEESAHGSGSDWLGTQSSETQDFQEFMAENETAVMHLQTAEELERLKAEEDSSSGSSMESLGVCILEEPLAVPEGLCPGLSAPILIQAQLPPGSSVLCFADSPEQATAAAGDQPYLNNAPVVYYQVEPRSVLGAKGEGGGAEELEAPSSCTNDKDASVISVPVASLVTCSRAAPPSKGEAAKTAASSSSEAPPSPESRRAAAAPPFCTNSPCPEPEPAPERACELPSAEERALGPALAV; this is encoded by the exons ATGGACGCGGTCACGAGCGCCAGCCTCAAGAGGAAGTTCGAGGAGGCGGACGTGGGCTCGCCTGTCTCCAACTCGGACGATGAGATCTCCAACAGCGACAGCGCGGACAGCTGCGACAGCGTCAACCCACCCAGCTCCGCCGGCTTCATAC CCACTTCCATCCTGAAGCGGCAGAAGCCGCCGCGCCGGAAGAACGTGCGCTTCGACCAGGTGACCGTGTACTACTTCGCCCGCCGGCAGGGCTTCACCAGCGTGCCCAGCCAGGGCGGCAGCTCGCTGGGCATGGCCCAGCGCCACAACTCTGTCCGCAGCTACACGCTCTGCGAGTTCGCTCAGGAGCAGGAGGTGAATCACCGGGAAATCCTCCGCGAGCACCTCAAGGAAGAGAAGCTCCACGCCAAAAAGATGAAG CTCACCAAGAACGGCACCGTCGAGTCCGAGGAGGCAGACGGCCTCACGCTGGAGGACGTGTCGGACGACGACATTGACGTGGAGAACGTGGAAGTGGACGACTACTTCTTCCTGCAGCCGCTGCCCACCAAGCGGCGCCGGGCCCTGCTCCGAGCCTCCGGCGTCCACCGCATCGACGcggaggagaagcaggagctgcGGGCCATCCGCCTGTCGCGGGAGGAGTGCGGCTGTGACTGTCGCCTGTACTGCGATCCGGAGGCCTGTGCCTGCAGCCAGGCGGGGATCAAATGCCAG GTGGATCGCATGTCCTTCCCCTGCGGCTGCTCCAGGGACGGCTGCGGGAACATGGCCGGCCGGATCGAATTCAATCCCATCCGGGTGCGGACTCACTACCTCCACACCATCATGAAACTGGAGCTGGAGAACAAGCGCCAAGGCACGCGGCCCCAGGCCCCGGAAGAGGAGTCCGCTCACGGCTCTGGCAGCGACTGGCTGGGCACGCAGTCTTCGGAGACGCAGGACTTCCAGGAGTTCATGGCGGAGAACGAGACGGCCGTCATGCACCTGCAGACGGCGGAGGAGCTGGAGAGGCTCAAGGCTGAAGAAGACTCCAGCAGCGGCTCCAGCATGGAGAGCCTGGGGGTTTGCATCCTCGAGGAACCTCTGGCCGTGCCGGAGGGCTTGTGCCCGGGCCTCAGCGCCCCGATCCTCATCCAAGCGCAGCTCCCCCCGGGCTCGTCCGTCCTGTGCTTCGCGGACAGCCCGGAGCaggcgacggcggcggcgggcgacCAGCCTTACTTGAACAATGCACCCGTGGTCTACTACCAGGTGGAGCCGCGGTCCGTGCTGGGAGCCAAGGGagagggcggcggcgcggaggagcTGGAGGCGCCCTCCTCGTGCACGAACGACAAGGATGCGAGCGTCATCTCCGTCCCCGTGGCCTCGCTGGTGACTtgcagccgcgccgcgcctccgAGCAAGGGCGAAGCGGCCAAAACCGCTGCCTCCTCGTCCTCGGAGGCTCCTCCGTCTCCCGAGAGCCGCCGAGCGGCGGCCGCTCCTCCCTTCTGCACAAACTCTCCGTGCCCCGAGCCGGAGCCGGCCCCGGAGAGAGCCTGCGAGCTGCCCTCCGCGGAGGAGCGGGCGCTGGGGCCTGCCCTGGCCGTGTGA